One segment of Thermoplasmata archaeon DNA contains the following:
- a CDS encoding DUF1059 domain-containing protein, producing the protein MPSFKCADIGMDCKFAAKAITKNGLMKKIQDHASEVHKITSIPEDLKTKIESAIK; encoded by the coding sequence ATGCCGAGCTTCAAGTGCGCGGACATCGGCATGGACTGCAAGTTCGCGGCGAAGGCCATCACGAAGAACGGTCTCATGAAGAAGATCCAGGACCATGCCTCCGAGGTCCACAAGATCACCTCGATCCCCGAGGACCTCAAGACGAAGATCGAGAGCGCGATCAAGTAG